The genome window GAATTTTAGGCAAAGTAAAACAGAAATCCGAgtgaaaaaaaatctaaaatcttCTATTTCTATTGACCTGATTATATTGAAACCAAATCGAGCTACAGAAACCACTGAAGGGATATGATACTGGTACCTCTGGATAgaagatgaaaagaaaaaaaaggtgaaattcATACATCGGTCAAGATTAACGAAGATACAATCACAACATATGccaggaaaaagaaaatggctATCTGCACGTAGAACTTCGGATTTTCCCTCATGTTTGGAGATGTAACTGCCCTGTAAACAAAATCCGTACATTCTATTTGTTAAAGCCAGAATAAAGCATTAGTAAACAAATGAAACTGAACAAAACGTTGTTACCTAGCAATACGCTGAGAAAATCGATGAAAAGGTAAACTCTGAATGAAGACAATGCCTGGCCCAGTTAGAACAGCCGTTACCAGATTGTCACTCTGTGATTTGGTCAACTGTTAGGAAAATTTGATTCTTGGAaattggaaatggaaagaaatagCATGTTCAAGCTGTATAATTTCAGGAGCCGGAAAACATGTTAGAAAGAGTTTTCAACATCGGGGTGGAGCTCGAAGAATAAGTTCATTTGCACTCAAAGTGTCTTCTAATCATCCGCTGGGGTTGAAATCAAATTGCCTCTTATGTGTCATGCCAATAAATGTGGACAGCAATATATTATATGTAATGCAACTATACAAGGATGATGCTAATTTTGTTCAATGTGGTCCAAAGCACTTCCTGAATGTTTCATTCAGTTGCATTGGCAGCCCATAATTTGGATGCCAGGAAGTGCTCTGGACCTCTCCGATAGTCATGCTGTTCAAATTTCAATCCTTAAATGGGGGCATCCCGCCATAACCCTTAAGCCTGGAGATTTGAGTGCTCTGCAGGGCAACTAATAGGTTCGCCCAATCGAGATATTATAAAGTACATGGCAAACTTGCAAGTAATGAACATGTAATACAATGCCAACTATGTGTAGAAATAGAAGCACTCAAAAAGAGTGCAAACAGAAAGAAACAGAAGCAACTTACACCAAACAGTGCTCTTCTCACAGTACCGTTGAATTTGATTTGGATATTGACTGTTGCAGTTACAGCAGCTATACAAGACACATCAACAGATAATACCTCTCCCACTTCAAGATTTTTCTGTACAACTGGCAAATGGAGAAACAAGAAAGGCTTGCAATTAGTCTTAGGTTGATAATTCCTACCATAACTTCAGTAAGCCTTAATCCTAACTAATTTAGGGGCCCCTTGCTAACCAtgttgttttcagtttttagttttcattattcaagttttcagttttcaaaaaagtgaaaacaaaaaaataatattgataACGCAATGATTATCAAATGGCACcttatttttttccaaaaagAGGTAATCAGTCTTTTAATTTCATTCTCTCATGaaacaaaataaactatagaCAGGTTGGTTTGGAGTTCAAGGCAATGGgtcaaataaaaaacagaagGACAAAAGGAGACAAAAATGAGGGTAATCTGATTCGGAAAGTACATCAACACATCTGAATTGAGTTTTTAAGCTAAGTAAATGACTGAATAGATTATGGAAAACATGTGCAAATAGAAATAAACCACCGAGAATTGTAAAGCTTCAACAGGCATAAAATGCCTTCAATTTAAAGCAAGAAATAAAATTCTCGACATAAATTTGGGCAGACCAAAATTTTAAGAGGCTGAACCTGAAATTTAAACACTTACCAGATCCACCTCCAAGGATAAATGCAAGACCTTGGCCAGATAGCTTCTGTCTTAAAAATATCTGTAAAAGTATTATCACAGCCGTCAGAAAGATAAAGATAATACAAATGGCCTTGAGAAACAATTGAAGTGACGAATTAGAAAATGGAAAAGGGAAATTAGTTGATCGTAGGAGCAATCTAAGCAAATTCAAGAGAAGCGATTCTGAAACGTCTCTAATATCTCACCTCTGGACCAGGAATAACATTACGTGCCCTTTGGTCGAGTGTATTACTGACTCTCACATCATTCACAGAACAAAGGAATGCATCTGGCTACAAAAATTGTAACGAACTCCATAAAATTCCAGTTGATTAAACTAATACGAAGTGATTGTAACAGAAAGCATGGAATATCtaaatttgttcaacaaaaactGGGAGAATAACAGAAACTGATAGGACACAATTACTGAACAGGAAAATTATATATACCTGgcacaaaatctctccaccaaacATAGCTAAATCAATCtgtcaaaagaaacaaaaatacatACAACCGAAACAAAACTAAGTCATTTACCATGGTTGGGATCAAGAGGAATGCTAGGTAATAAAAAAGTGCCTTATCCACATAAAGTTGGCATGCTTAAAATCACCAACCGGGAGAACTCTCGCAAGAGAAGGTGCAGCAATTCCAACAAATCCATCACCTGGACCAGCATTACAGAAAACTATGCTACTGACCGTCTTCCCAAAAATCCACTGCCACATGCTTCCTTCATTTTCAGGAACAAAGACATTTTCCATTTCCATTGACCCAGACATGAAGCACATTGAACCTAAAATTTATTTGTCAATCAGATGCACGTGCAATAGTGACAACAAATTACATTTTCTCTAAGGCCTTGCAAACAGGTCGGATATTAGATAACTTCATTGTGACAATGCACTCACAGAAAGAAAAAGCCCAGGCTTGCAACTTACCAGGCTTGGCTATAACCTTTTCTTCTGGCTTCAACATTATCTGATATACCAAATGCAGAAGTTTGTAATTCTAGTGATGAAAAAGCAATCAGATGATAAGGAGCAAATACAGACAggagatacacacacacacacgatatAGGTTGGGATTCTCATAGCATGTACCTGAACCAGTTGAGCTTCACCGCCCAAAATTTGAAAAGGTATCACGGCATCTTGTGGACTCTACGGTACATTATAGAAGATACAAACATCAGTAACTCTTAAGTTATTGCACAATCCAACTTCATACTTTTGCATTATGGTCGACAATTAAATATTCGCGGAACAAACCAGACACCATAAGCCAGTGTAATGACCATTAACATGAGATAAATACCAATACCCACCAATGACTAGACATTTCGATTCAAAGTGTATTATAGATTACCATGTATCAAATTAGTCTATACCAAAAATGGAAGTGAACAAAATCTtgcaaaaatggagaaaaaaattGGTTTGTTGCAGACGGAAAGGATTCTACTCAAAGTACGGCATTTGTCCGCCAATATATGTCCAAATTCCCGCAACAGTAGCAGAAAtattaataagaaataaaaatctCCATGTATAGTTTATACTTCCAATACAACACGTCGAACCTACATATACTTCTATATAAGTCAATAAACATCCACCGTTGCTTCTTAATAGTAGCGCTGGTGATACAAACATAAATATGGACGGCTATAGAAGCCACTAACGAGTCGAGCCATCATCAAGTGGCTGAGTATCTCTGTTTGGAGAATGAAGTTATAGGTTCATGGTGGCACAATCAAACCACGAATTCAGCATCTATCAGTTGTGCATCCAGACATGTTAATGCCGTAATGAAACTCTAAATCACCTCAATCTGAACCATTGAAGTTGGAATGTCGGTTTGAAGGATCATGCACGTGAGCCGTACAGCCAAAGATCAAAACTTTTATCACATCAACATTTCCATGGAGTACATCCATGCCAATCTACCTTGTATAGCATCCAACTTATTGTCTACTTCATTCTTAACCATTCTATATTTTCCAACTAAACCCGGTATCCGCTTACGCATAATTTCTTCCCCCATATTACATAATTTGCATAAGCTAAAGGGCAGGATGCAACTGAACACTACCTAAGCAAATCTCAAGCATTGAATTAAACCTTGCATCTAATTAGCTGATAAACACAGATCATCTTAGCTAATCAGCAGCACTACACTACTACCACGAATCAAAACCCTAGCTTGAAGCAAAAACTTCAGATCAAAAATTCATTGCTTCATTCAGTCTCTGCAATTCAGTAATTAACTGATTTATCAACACAATAGATGCGGAAATTAACCAATTTTCGAcctttctcggcaaccaaacagaagactataatttttttttaattaattcataaattatgaataaaagATGAGTACCTGGTAAACGAAAGGCTGAAAAGGCGTTGAGAAAAACGGAGCAGCCATGGGAGGATGATCAGAAGCTCTGAATTCGACGAAGATCAAACAGAATTGATGAAATCGAAACCTGCAATCTGGCGATTTCAACAACTACTACTCACCGCGCCATTATTTTACCCActcttctttattttaatttatatattttaatttaatttacgaACCAAACCAATTTTAGTTCCTTTTTTCCTCtcgtcttttatttttctttgtttatttataCCCGGTTTAAATGGGTACAGTAACAAGAATTCGTTAAATTGACTAAACTAACCTTTTCTTGGTAGTTTTGTTAGGCTCTTACGTGGAGGGATTGTATAGTTTTGCCTGTGGCAATTTTGTCAGTCTAAGTGAACAGAAGGTGCAGGCGTGGACGTATTTGACGTGGCGATGTCTTATTGGAAGCAATGACAAATCTCGACGTGTAGAGATGTTGTCAGTCATCCCAACTCTCAACTCCGTGTGGCATTAGCATACTGCTTAAAGCTCCTCGAGGCagttttctcttttgctttctcatcCCTTCGAACCGCTGTCTTTCTGTCTTTGCGATTCCGGCGACCAGAATCTCGGTTGGAGGTACAATAGTTTTTCTCAAGACTTAATTCATGCGTGTTATCAGTCATGGATCCAGTTCTAACATCGAGTGTTCCAATATGAAAGCTCCAACGAAAATAACATTGAAAATGTATATGATAAATTACTAActtttcattcataatcttGTACAAGCAGCATTACAAGCTACAAAAACTAATTTGCTCACGACGAAGTTTCATACTCTAAAAACATGTCACGTGTCACCATAGTTTTATTGTTAATACAAGAAAAAGCATATTGATGATGATTTGGAACTATCCAAAATCTGAGTTGAACTATCCGGAATATGTTTGGAACTATTCAAAATTGGAATAAGATTGTTTGAACTAATCGATGATGATTTTCAATTGTAATATCGTTACATATTTCTAATTTATCTCATAGTAATTATTCTAAACAAAAAACCATCAATTGATGAagtcagtgttctaaaaattggCCTAGGCAGCGTCTAGGCGCTCGGCGATGGTGTTCCAATCCGATTCAGGCCAAACCATTTAGAAAATCAGGGAGGATTTAGGCAATCGCTAGGCGCTTTAGGTGGCTCCAGCGGCTCTAGGCAGCAGTCTGCCATCAAACAACCCACAGCGatttgctttgcttactataaAGCTCAAAACAATGTACACAAGTGGTTTAGATATTGACTCGTAGGGTCAGATTTCAAGCTTAATAAAagccaaaatcaaccaaaagcagaaaaatcaaagccaaatcacCATCAGAGGGCTAAGTTACAGACCTtcgcgaggaagaagaaggctcttaactccttcattttttttctaagaGACGATGTCGTCTAGGTAGTTAGTTAAGTGAAACATATTTGGGGAAAAAATGAAGCGTGTTTGGTGTTTTACAATAAGCATGTTTGGCGTTTATGTGCCATTAAATCCCTAATTCCTAGAATACTATTACTTTATAAttacaagaaaaaaattaaaaatgaaaattattccTAGAATCCTAATACCACGAAATCACAAATAAAAtagatttgttaaaaaaaaattattcaaaaacTCATAATATTTAGTACGCACTATATTTTGTAATTAAATATACGTAACATATATTCTTTTTAGTTCTATATTTCTTAGATGAGTTATATATGGTTTTTAGTATAATgctatgtttgtaccatacttgaccaatccagaaactactgagcaccagttgACCAATCcagaaactactgagcaccagtcaacgttataccgtcaaggacccagaaaagtTTCCCTTAAACtaagaagccaatcatagcgtgatacgtgttgacatcagaagccaatcatagcgcgacacatgttaacatcaaaagccaatcacaacacgacacatgttaatgtcagaatgaaactagaaactctcttttataaataaagatcattctctcacagtatttcctaatgtcatttgtactaaatcattcacttgtacccactaaaggagagcttgaacctatgtacttgtgtaaacctttcacaattaatgagaactcctctactccgtggacgtagccaatctgggtgaaccacgtacatcttgtgtttgcttccctgtccctatccatttacatacttatccacactagtgaccggagcaatctaacgaaggtcacaaacttaacactttctattatactaaagtcctcactgattttgtgcatcaacatttggcatcgtctgtgggaacgacacttattcccactctcttcagctttgtcaagttggtttccaccattcgtacactctcttttgaccaggcatccctctccaacatggggagcgaaggaagccgcagcacacagaatgacacccctcttgcacctagtgcgaagcaacgaaagaaggaaggaaaaagggttgctcttcaagctaaagtcgatgagttagaagctcagaacaacaagatagcaatgaagaatgaggtcctctaggagcagtatgagaagctctttaagacgcttcacgaaactaggcgtacacAAACATGTgagctcgttacccctgtggacatcaatcATCACCcaggtgccccccaacacggaaggTCACCTTCCTtagacatgggtatccctgatgaggagtaagctaatcatcaaaacattgatcaatatgagacttctctcaacctagctgcttcaacccgaagcaggagaagtggaggaagacacctccttgcagaagggttggaaggatcgaaagtcgtttattgtgactgctgagacttcctaaagcaacgtcgagagaatcccctccacatatgctcgaagatcaatgacccaagggtttctgaaagactcggtcccctcccacgacccaggccagctgctaatctagggaaggaacgacaggtcccagaggaacatgaaggtacaggggactttgaggtattccgacaaacTCGCCTTAGAAGTTAGAACGgtgagtctaaggaaaaatcacacgcccttgctcaaactttcctacttccaagaggcgatggagacttacgaaagaaaatcccaatggtacatgactccactcatgacccccttgtcctacagctccttgaggaagtaaacaagttaaaggccgaacgtcaagccgagatacctgactggaaccaacccaagcctggccctctcacaaggaggatcctcgacacccccttcaagcaaagacaaaacaaaagcttggtttacaactctatacttgaagagaggacccaattgaacaccttaacctctttgagtccaccatggcatatcagatgcataccgatgaagagcgatgtcttctcttcccctctaccctctctggcggagctctaaactggtattgccatcttccaccCGAGACAATGGACTCATTTAAGAAGCTGAGGAAACTATTTATCTCTCAACACATTTTttagaccgatcgcttgcattttgtagatgacttgtacactattcgccagaagccggacgagtcactacgagagtatgctggtcgtttcagccataagtattctcgctgcgctgaggcagatgacaagaccgccctcaaggccttcacggcaggcctacatgattgtttcttcaagtacatgatcaatgccaacacttagaagacttactctgaggtgatggcacatgcttacaaccatgtctccgccgaggcaaggacatatcaagggaaaccccccacaacacCCCTTattagcaagtagggagtggaagccagatctaaccaaatgagaagacatcgaccttccaaacggcaatGGTGCCTCCCcatgccttacttaatactttgccaagtcaatagacatatcaatctcagggtaaaaggaaagatttccacctcaccagtctcattttagtaaaaggagtaagggacactaccgcgataaccaagggtatcgccatgataatctttgaccctaggcagtcaacacagtgggtcaagcacgtgtcaggacagcccttaccccgaggtatgaggcatacacacctttgaacgccacatgtgtggccatttaccccagcatagcacattTGATACTGAAGCCAAATCCGAGGCACCcgaattacaagcccacgaagaacatgggcacgttttgctgctaccatgagcataacggccatgacggcaagAAATGTATCAcctttcgtgatcatattgaagctttgacacgtgaaggaaaaattgatcaattcctcattcaccctccaaggggtaaccataaccaacgccaggtaaatgtgatatattccataagtggtggcacacccatatctaaatcttccaacagggccatgaaaaatagtgaacgagctttaaggtctggtcaccaagtgtttcacgtggaagacatcaggggaggtaagtatcaaaagcctaactgggatctaatatgtttctaccatgaggaagaaagagttatcatctaccctcacaacgacccaccgatcgtggaagctcacatagccaactttgaagtacgacaaaTCCTGGTaaacacgggggcttcggtcaatatcatgtttgctgaagctttcagggcacttaatgtagctgaacacttgctcgaccgctcgatttcccctttgATAAGCTTCTTCGGTGATATTGTGCAACCTTTAgagagcatacacttacctttcaccattggtacaggcccttacacagctaccattaccactaacttcctggtggttgattgcccaacggcatacaatgttaTCTTCGGatgcacaggcatcaatgatctcaaggccatggtatccacatatatgttgatgaaatttccaaccccctatggcaatggttacatcagaggagatcaacttagtgcatgatcatgttacaacacttcggtcaagcaacaacacctgtttgtgcccaaggaaaccctttctatacatgaccaagtcataaagaccagcccagacgaagccaacttggatcttcacagtGGCAACAgttaacccgacgatcctcgagatgactctttcacccagtaaGCACAACCcgttgaagagttggagaaggtctctatctcaaaagattattcgGATCGTATGGTGAAGATtcgtaccaccttgtcaccacccattcggttggcattgatctcttttttacaagagaacactgaggtcttcgcctggtcatacgaggacatgtcaggcatctctcctgatataatctgtcatcgcttaagtattgaccccaagaccaagctagtgagacagaagcgaagatcttatgacgttgaaTGGTACGAggtaatgaaggcagaagttgaaaaactcaaaagcataggcttcgtccatgaagtcaattatccaacgtgggtagcaaatgttgtccttgttaagaagaatccgaccaatgAAAGTCTCCTACTCCAAGAGGTTTTGTGAAGAATATGtatcgattacaccgacctaaacaaaggatgcccgaatgatagctttcctcttcctctcatagacagacttatagactctacggtagggtgtgaacttctgagcttcatggatgcttactcaggatacaaccaaatcctcatgaaccctccggaccaagaacacacagccttcactactgacaggggactatattgctataaagttatgCCCTTCGGcttaaagaatgcaggagcagcttatcagagactagtcaattcaatgtttgtCGAACAGATTaggaagaacatggaagtttagattgatgatatgctagtcaagagcaaacatgctgaccaacacatcaccagcctatctgaaactttcaccattctgaagaggtatcgaatgaggttgaaccccaacaaatgtgcctttggcGTAGACTCTGGCAacttcttaggcttcatgataagccaacgaggcattgaggctaatcccgagaatatcaaagcaatcctcgacatgaaggaaccggtaactttaaAAGACATTCAGTGCAAGGTGGCatccttaactaggttcatctctaaggccaccgacaaatgtgctcctttcttcaaagcacttaagggaagtaagaagtacattacatggactaatGAATGTGctaaggcattcaagaacctcaaagactacatgagtaaagcccctttgctctccaaacctgaggttggtgacactctcattatctatctgtcggtatatGCTTCAGCAGTATGttctgttctcattcgaaaggatggtaatgtcgaacgacctgtctactacgctagcaaggccttacaagatgcggagacacgatactctaacattgagaaatcggctctagcattggtcatgtctgcccgaaaacttcgccctttcTTTTAAGCACGcttcatcatcgtgcttaccaatcatccttttcgacagatactccaaagtcctgacacttctgggtgaatgatcaaatgggcgatagcattgggtgagtttgacatctcataCCAACCAAAGCGAGCTAAGAAGGGctaagcagtggcagacttcatcgccgacttcacatatcatgttgacattgtttctacgtcTAAAGAAgcggtttcattaccctcggaagcttagaaaatagaaccaacagccccaacatggagtctaaatgttgatggctcgtccaaccaacagggttgtggagcaggactagtccttacgacccctgacaaagtggcgatggagtatgctcttcatttcaaattcaaggcgtcgaacaatgaggccgaatatgaagccctcttagtaggcttacatttggccaaacaccttggggttaaacgaattgatatcttcagtgactcccaattggtggttaactaggtcaccaacaactttgacgctaaggatagctctatgACAGCATATTTGACACAAACACAATCGTTGCTCAATCACTTTGCACTACCAAATCATCTAAATTCCTCGAgcagcaaacagtcatgcagatgctttggctcacctcgcctcagcagtggaagacaagattgggagaaaaattcaggttgaattgttggcagcaccaagcaccatggctgcagaagtgtgcaacttacaatagggggatagttggattaccccgatttataaattccttactcatgacacccttccaaatgacaaagtccaagctaagcagattcaatACAAGGTTACTCGTTACttaatcattaatgaccaactctacaagtggggttttaacttaccatacctaagatgccttacgcccgtagaggcggaaactgtccttcgggaaatacatgaaggagtttgcggagatcatgctggatctcgatccctagcacacaaggcttttcgccaaggatattactggccaacactccaccaagatgccatcagaatatcccgcttatGTGATAAATGTCAACGCTacacaactattcctcactcccttcTCGAGCCACTCACTCCTATGATTAGCCCTTGACCCTtcacccaatggggacttgatttgatcggcccaatgcctgcagggaagggcaaggttcgctatgtaatcgttgcagttgactacttcacaaagtgggtcgAAGTAGAAcctttggcaaccattactgaggcaaaaatataagacttcgtatggaagaacatcctttgtagattcggcattcccaatgcgatagtcattgacaacgggcgacagttcgacaacaataagttcatgatgttttgctctaagttcaacatcaacttatgttttgcctccccaactCATCCCCAgtttaatggacaagttgaagccatcaacaaaataatcaagcgaactttgaaaaccagcttggacaaggctaaaggttgttggccaaaatttgtaccccaagttctttggttatatcgcacttcgtatcagacatcaataggagaaaccccattcttacTTGTTTTTGGtatagaggcagttgtcccagttgagcttgagcaagcaacgttccgagtccagaactacatgcaaagtgaaaatgaaaaataacttaccctcaacttagatctagtcgaggaactaTGAAACTAGGcttacttgaggaatgtcgtctacaagcagcgcatctccatcTACTATGActtaagggtcaaacctcgttctttcaaagtgggggactaggtattgaagaaaaaattactctgcgacagagtcccgagtgaaggaacacttagtccaaactgggatggaccgtttgaagttgttggcatcagtcgccctggctcctacaagcttagaagcttcgatggcaagacccttggccatccatgaaacactaatcacttgaagtactattacaagtaaactcacattgtacaagtgttaagcttcaaccgttcggcatcctatgtaacgaagactatttggcatgaattcaataaataggtgatttagacaactcggtcataatcttcttacattcctagcaatgaaaaactcgggttcaaagcttcaacatgaatgcttccaacatgaaacaaagtctaagtatatgtcaacaagactatacaaattaACAAGCAGCTTCATAGTATATTTGTTCAATCATACACTCcaacatattcatacataagccaattgtgctttgaaagggttcaacatactatgtgtcatttgacacttgctacaatgtgcctagacaccttgcccttattctcactaactaggtgatgaaatgtaaagaaggaactcatcttcatgccaccaaccaggtgatgaaatgtacaacctatactctaatatcatttggcaacttgccacttatgccaccaaccaggtgaagaaggaactcatcttcatgccactaaccaggtgaagaaggaactcatcttcatgccaccaaccaagtgatgaaatgtacaacccgtactctcattcatgccaccaactaggtgatgaaatgtacaaccagtactctaatatcatttggtaacttgccattcatgccaccaaccaggtgatgaaatgtataacttgtactcattttcatgccaccaaccaggtgatgaaatgtacaacccgtactctcattcatgccactaactaggtgatgaaatgtacaacccgtactctaatatcatttggcaacttgccattcatgccaccaaccaggtg of Malus sylvestris chromosome 6, drMalSylv7.2, whole genome shotgun sequence contains these proteins:
- the LOC126627516 gene encoding uncharacterized protein LOC126627516 isoform X2, producing MAAPFFSTPFQPFVYQSPQDAVIPFQILGGEAQLVQNYKLLHLVYQIMLKPEEKVIAKPGSMCFMSGSMEMENVFVPENEGSMWQWIFGKTVSSIVFCNAGPGDGFVGIAAPSLARVLPIDLAMFGGEILCQPDAFLCSVNDVRVSNTLDQRARNVIPGPEIFLRQKLSGQGLAFILGGGSVVQKNLEVGEVLSVDVSCIAAVTATVNIQIKFNGTVRRALFGSDNLVTAVLTGPGIVFIQSLPFHRFSQRIARAVTSPNMRENPKFYVQIAIFFFLAYVVIVSSLILTDV
- the LOC126627516 gene encoding uncharacterized protein LOC126627516 isoform X4, translated to MAAPFFSTPFQPFVYQSPQDAVIPFQILGGEAQLVQIMLKPEEKVIAKPGSMCFMSGSMEMENVFVPENEGSMWQWIFGKTVSSIVFCNAGPGDGFVGIAAPSLARVLPIDLAMFGGEILCQPDAFLCSVNDVRVSNTLDQRARNVIPGPEIFLRQKLSGQGLAFILGGGSVVQKNLEVGEVLSVDVSCIAAVTATVNIQIKFNGTVRRALFGSDNLVTAVLTGPGIVFIQSLPFHRFSQRIARAVTSPNMRENPKFYVQIAIFFFLAYVVIVSSLILTDV
- the LOC126627516 gene encoding uncharacterized protein LOC126627516 isoform X1 translates to MAAPFFSTPFQPFVYQSPQDAVIPFQILGGEAQLVQNYKLLHLVYQIMLKPEEKVIAKPGSMCFMSGSMEMENVFVPENEGSMWQWIFGKTVSSIVFCNAGPGDGFVGIAAPSLARVLPIDLAMFGGEILCQPDAFLCSVNDVRVSNTLDQRARNVIPGPEIFLRQKLSGQGLAFILGGGSVVQKNLEVGEVLSVDVSCIAAVTATVNIQIKFNGTVRRALFGLTKSQSDNLVTAVLTGPGIVFIQSLPFHRFSQRIARAVTSPNMRENPKFYVQIAIFFFLAYVVIVSSLILTDV
- the LOC126627516 gene encoding uncharacterized protein LOC126627516 isoform X5, whose amino-acid sequence is MAAPFFSTPFQPFVYQSPQDAVIPFQILGGEAQLVQNYKLLHLVYQIMLKPEEKVIAKPENEGSMWQWIFGKTVSSIVFCNAGPGDGFVGIAAPSLARVLPIDLAMFGGEILCQPDAFLCSVNDVRVSNTLDQRARNVIPGPEIFLRQKLSGQGLAFILGGGSVVQKNLEVGEVLSVDVSCIAAVTATVNIQIKFNGTVRRALFGLTKSQSDNLVTAVLTGPGIVFIQSLPFHRFSQRIARAVTSPNMRENPKFYVQIAIFFFLAYVVIVSSLILTDV
- the LOC126627516 gene encoding uncharacterized protein LOC126627516 isoform X6: MAAPFFSTPFQPFVYQSPQDAVIPFQILGGEAQLVQIMLKPEEKVIAKPENEGSMWQWIFGKTVSSIVFCNAGPGDGFVGIAAPSLARVLPIDLAMFGGEILCQPDAFLCSVNDVRVSNTLDQRARNVIPGPEIFLRQKLSGQGLAFILGGGSVVQKNLEVGEVLSVDVSCIAAVTATVNIQIKFNGTVRRALFGLTKSQSDNLVTAVLTGPGIVFIQSLPFHRFSQRIARAVTSPNMRENPKFYVQIAIFFFLAYVVIVSSLILTDV
- the LOC126627516 gene encoding uncharacterized protein LOC126627516 isoform X3 — translated: MAAPFFSTPFQPFVYQSPQDAVIPFQILGGEAQLVQIMLKPEEKVIAKPGSMCFMSGSMEMENVFVPENEGSMWQWIFGKTVSSIVFCNAGPGDGFVGIAAPSLARVLPIDLAMFGGEILCQPDAFLCSVNDVRVSNTLDQRARNVIPGPEIFLRQKLSGQGLAFILGGGSVVQKNLEVGEVLSVDVSCIAAVTATVNIQIKFNGTVRRALFGLTKSQSDNLVTAVLTGPGIVFIQSLPFHRFSQRIARAVTSPNMRENPKFYVQIAIFFFLAYVVIVSSLILTDV